From a region of the Equus quagga isolate Etosha38 unplaced genomic scaffold, UCLA_HA_Equagga_1.0 202624_RagTag, whole genome shotgun sequence genome:
- the LOC124233433 gene encoding olfactory receptor 502-like → MDALGDGNHTQVTGFILLGLTDDPLLQIILFMTILFMYLVTITGNLSTIILIRISSQLRHPMYFFLSHLAFADTGLSSSVTPNILVNFLVERNTISYFGCGIQLGSVAFFGTVECFLLAAMAYDRFMAICSPLIYPTKMSTEVCVKLLKVAYGGGFLNACTVTISFFTFFFCGPNQVNHFFCDFAPLVELSCSDVSISAVVPSFVAGSVIVVTVFVIAVSYICILITILKMRSTEGHHKAFSTCASHLTTVTLYFATITFVYATPKSCYSTDQNKVVSVFYMVVIPMLNPLIYSVRNNEIKGALKRQLARNIFS, encoded by the coding sequence ATGGACGCCCTGGGAGATGGAAACCACACTCAAGTGACAGGGTTCATTTTATTGGGCTTAACTGACGACCCACTCCTTCAAATCATCCTCTTCATGACCATCTTGTTTATGTACCTGGTGACCATAACTGGCAATCTCAGCACAATCATTCTTATTAGAATCTCTTCTCAGCTCCGTcatcctatgtatttttttctgagccaCTTGGCTTTTGCTGACACGGGCTTATCATCATCTGTCACACCCAATATACTTGTAAACTTCCTGGTGGAGAGAAACACCATCTCCTATTTTGGATGTGGCATCCAGCTTGGTTCTGTTGCTTTTTTTGGAACAGTTGAATGCTTCCTTCTGGCTGCTATGGCATATGATCGCTTTATGGCAATCTGCAGCCCATTGATTTATCCCACTAAAATGTCCACAGAAGTTTGCGTTAAATTGCTCAAAGTGGCTTATGGAGGTGGTTTTCTCAATGCTTGCACCGTTACTATatccttctttactttcttcttctgtggACCAAATCAAGTTaatcattttttctgtgattttgctCCTTTAGTTGAACTGTCCTGTTCTGATGTCAGTATCTCTGCAGTTGTTCCCTCATTTGTTGCTGGCTCTGTCATTGTGGTCACAGTGTTTGTCATAGCCGTCTCCTACAtctgcatcctcatcaccatccTGAAGATGCGCTCCACTGAGGGGCACcacaaggccttctccacctgtgcctcacACCTCACAACAGTCACTCTGTACTTTGCGACCATCACATTCGTTTATGCCACACCCAAGTCCTGCTACTCAACTGACCAGAACAAGGTGGTGTCCGTGTTCTACATGGTAGTGATCCCCATGTTGAACCCCCTCATCTACAGTGTCAGGAACAATGAGATTAAGGGGGCTCTGAAGAGACAGCTtgctagaaatatattttcttag